In the Candidatus Dependentiae bacterium genome, one interval contains:
- a CDS encoding E3 ubiquitin protein ligase, with the protein FMNSPSKLRERLSNLLSSSDSNSNSNSNGGGDRLRRTYSRLPLSDDGNIIECPICLEPMDDLTTIEYTICMHPFHVHCLREWLQKKNTCPICMTEQVQE; encoded by the coding sequence CGTTTATGAATAGTCCTAGCAAGTTAAGAGAGAGATTAAGCAACTTACTATCAAGCTCGGACTCTAATAGCAACTCAAATTCAAATGGTGGTGGAGACAGGTTACGTAGAACTTATTCTCGTTTGCCCCTTTCTGACGATGGCAATATTATAGAATGTCCTATTTGCTTAGAACCAATGGATGACTTAACAACTATAGAATATACTATTTGTATGCACCCGTTTCATGTGCACTGTTTACGAGAATGGTTACAAAAGAAAAACACGTGCCCTATTTGTATGACTGAGCAAGTTCAAGAGTAA